Proteins from a single region of Anthonomus grandis grandis chromosome 10, icAntGran1.3, whole genome shotgun sequence:
- the LOC126741740 gene encoding piggyBac transposable element-derived protein 4-like, producing the protein MAFLGVLLNMALNPKTELSDYFSNNWIDHQPFFKDIFSRDRFMQIFWNLHVSSPEEEQMGVKSRSAKVKNVLWYLETQFKKFYTPDKNISVDESTIGFKGKVSFKVYNKAKPTKWGIKVYVLADSKNGYIFTMEPYLGTQTTQGLIRPDLPATARIVVHLVQKLLNSGTGSGGYHIFIDRYYSSPLLARELHKINIHVTGTVMANRQGIPTELTTAYTRKFKEGEMVWKDKRVVLMLSSVYDNSVQNKTRRTKTAKGRWIEEVIEKPTVIYEYNKFMGGVDVADHYAASYQFLRKTSKWWRKVFFWLLDVSINNAFILQKIATNNQQLRSRNFRKKLVIQLVGNYRNTSRQ; encoded by the exons atggcatttttgggcGTTTTACTTAATATGGCCTTAAATCCAAAGACCGAACTAtctgactatttttctaataactgGATCGACCATCAACCCtttttcaaagatattttttcGAGGGACAGATTCatgcaaattttttggaatCTTCACGTTTCTTCACCCGAAGAAGAGCAGATGGGAGTGAAGAGTCGTAGCGCCAAAGTGAAAAATGTGTTATGGTATCTGGAAACACAATTCAAGAAGTTTTATACTCCAGATAAGAATATTTCTGTAGACGAAAGTACTATTGGTTTTAAAGGCAAAGTATCctttaaagtttataataaagCCAAACCTACAAAATGGGGAATAAAAGTATATGTGCTTGCAGATTCAAAAAATGGTTACATATTTACGATGGAGCCATATTTGGGAACTCAAACAACCCAGGGATTGATACGCCCAGATTTACCAGCAACCGCCCGCATAGTAGTTCATTTGgtgcaaaaacttcttaatTCTGGAACTGGTTCGGGAGGTTACcatatatttatagatagatATTATTCAAGCCCTTTGTTAGCACGCgagttacataaaataaacatacatgTAACGGGTACTGTAATGGCTAATCGACAAGGAATTCCGACAGAATTAACTACCGCAtatacaagaaaatttaaagaaggcGAGATGGTATGGAAAGATAAAAGAGTTGTTCTTATGTTATCTAGTGTATATGACAACTCAGTACAAAATAAAACCAGGCGAACGAAGACCGCTAAAGGGCGTTGGATTGAAGAAGTCATAGAAAAACCTACAGTTATATATGAGTATAACAAATTTATGGGAGGGGTTGACGTTGCTGATCATTATGCAGCAAGCTACCAATTTTTGCGaaaaacaagtaaatggtgGCGAAAAGTATTTTTCTGGTTATTAGATGTGTCGATAAATAATGcctttatattacaaaaaatagcaaCAAATAATCAGCAACTTCGATCGAGGaatttcaggaaaaaattagttattcaATTAGTTGGAAACTACAGAAATACATCCAGAC aataa